One window of Hymenobacter sp. BRD128 genomic DNA carries:
- a CDS encoding ABC transporter permease yields MLRWLVARLGRAAAAAWFIASLVFIVGRLLPGSPEQQMLAEPGDLNHPAIGIHSAISQDEGRRALRHRLGLALPIFYVTRTPGPPVRWQWHGTANQYHAWVAALLHGNWGYSYRDGQPVLVSVRQALAYSLPLAGGAAVLAVGLALALALYLARAPGGVLRQATFALLGALQVTPLFLLSLGLLLLLANPDFIHALPASGQAPADSTSWQLVGYWLARAVLPVLSLVLAVLPELTLPLVALLRHEARAGYATTARAKGLAVNQLLWHHALPNALLPLLTTLTDLLPALAAGVVVVEVLFALPGTGRLLAEAAAAHDYPVVVAGVLLTAAARLLGLVLADILYFLLDPRLRPAA; encoded by the coding sequence ATGCTACGCTGGCTGGTAGCGCGGTTGGGACGCGCAGCGGCGGCGGCCTGGTTTATTGCCTCGCTGGTTTTTATTGTCGGTCGGCTGCTACCGGGTAGCCCCGAGCAGCAAATGCTGGCCGAACCCGGCGACCTGAATCATCCGGCAATTGGTATCCATTCGGCCATAAGCCAGGACGAGGGCCGCCGGGCCCTACGCCACCGGCTAGGGCTGGCGCTACCCATTTTCTACGTTACGCGCACGCCTGGGCCGCCCGTGCGCTGGCAATGGCACGGCACCGCCAACCAATACCATGCCTGGGTGGCGGCATTGCTACACGGCAACTGGGGCTACTCTTACCGCGATGGGCAGCCGGTGTTAGTATCTGTTCGCCAAGCCCTGGCTTATAGCCTGCCTCTGGCGGGTGGCGCAGCGGTGCTGGCCGTGGGGCTGGCGCTGGCGCTGGCCTTATACCTGGCGCGGGCACCGGGCGGCGTGCTGCGGCAGGCAACCTTTGCGCTGCTGGGTGCTTTGCAGGTAACTCCCTTGTTCCTGCTGTCGCTGGGGTTGTTGCTTCTACTAGCCAACCCTGACTTTATCCATGCCTTACCGGCTTCTGGCCAAGCGCCGGCCGATAGCACGAGTTGGCAATTGGTCGGCTACTGGCTGGCGCGCGCGGTGCTGCCCGTGCTCAGCTTGGTGCTGGCGGTACTGCCCGAGCTGACGTTGCCGCTAGTGGCACTGCTGCGCCACGAAGCCCGGGCCGGCTACGCTACCACCGCCCGCGCCAAGGGCTTGGCAGTAAACCAGCTGCTGTGGCACCATGCGTTGCCCAATGCCCTGCTGCCCTTGCTTACTACGCTTACCGACCTACTGCCCGCGCTCGCCGCCGGTGTAGTGGTGGTAGAAGTGCTGTTTGCGCTGCCGGGCACCGGCCGCCTGCTGGCCGAAGCCGCCGCCGCGCACGACTACCCTGTGGTGGTGGCCGGCGTGCTGCTAACCGCGGCGGCCCGGCTGCTAGGCCTGGTGCTGGCCGATATTCTCTATTTTTTGCTCGACCCTCGCCTTCGTCCTGCTGCATGA
- a CDS encoding ABC transporter permease subunit produces MVWLPPHHPARWQPWRTFALPLDSLVLGLVTLLGAVPRLILLVALVAGPPLTQIQLLGVLALMAWPDTARLVRGQMLRVRIQPFIDAARASGLPAGRIWWHHALPHACRPLLAYAPLSLAGLIGLESTLAFLGIGQGPDVVSWGSLLATVRQDPATWWAAAAPSVALLATLLALQKVANASPAEPNN; encoded by the coding sequence ATGGTTTGGCTGCCACCACACCACCCAGCCCGGTGGCAGCCGTGGCGCACGTTTGCCTTGCCGCTAGACAGTTTAGTGCTGGGGTTGGTTACACTGCTTGGTGCTGTTCCACGTCTCATTCTGCTGGTAGCTCTGGTAGCTGGGCCGCCGCTCACGCAAATTCAGCTACTCGGGGTGCTGGCCCTCATGGCTTGGCCCGATACCGCCCGCCTCGTGCGGGGACAAATGCTGCGCGTGCGTATCCAACCCTTTATTGATGCTGCCCGCGCCAGCGGGCTGCCTGCGGGGCGCATCTGGTGGCACCACGCCCTGCCTCACGCCTGCCGCCCCCTGCTCGCCTACGCTCCGCTTAGCCTGGCCGGGCTCATTGGCCTCGAAAGTACCCTGGCGTTTCTCGGTATCGGCCAGGGGCCCGACGTGGTGAGCTGGGGCAGCTTGCTAGCTACTGTGCGCCAAGACCCTGCCACTTGGTGGGCAGCTGCCGCACCAAGCGTAGCGCTACTGGCTACGCTGCTGGCGCTGCAAAAAGTAGCGAATGCCAGCCCGGCAGAACCCAATAACTAG
- a CDS encoding SDR family oxidoreductase yields MKILLTGSNGLLGQKLVALLHQTSGIELVATARGANRLATSYPTLHFVPLDVTDASKVQQVLGQQRPTHVIHTAAMTQVDECELNQAACWSQNVTAVAHLAAACAQLDVHLTHLSTDFIFNGTEALLSEEALPDPISHYGASKLAAEQAVQRTAGLRWAIARTVLVYGTSLVAGRSNLVLWVYESLRKGQKIKVVDDQWRTPTLAEDLAQGCWLLARQSAQGIFHLSGPELLTPFQMAQQVATTFGLDATLLERVDGQIFTQPARRPLRTGFCIAKAERELGYQPHSFADGLALVQRQLAL; encoded by the coding sequence GTGAAAATTCTCCTTACCGGTTCCAACGGCTTGCTCGGCCAGAAGCTTGTGGCGCTGCTGCACCAAACTTCCGGCATAGAGCTAGTGGCCACGGCGCGCGGGGCCAACCGGCTGGCTACCAGCTATCCAACCCTGCACTTTGTGCCGCTCGACGTGACCGATGCTAGCAAGGTGCAGCAAGTGCTGGGGCAGCAGCGGCCCACCCACGTTATCCACACGGCAGCCATGACGCAGGTCGACGAGTGCGAGCTAAACCAGGCGGCCTGCTGGAGCCAGAACGTAACGGCAGTAGCGCACCTGGCTGCCGCATGCGCCCAGCTCGATGTGCACCTCACGCACCTCAGCACCGATTTCATTTTCAACGGCACCGAGGCGCTGCTGAGCGAGGAGGCGCTGCCTGACCCCATCAGCCACTACGGAGCTAGCAAGCTGGCTGCCGAGCAGGCGGTGCAGCGCACGGCCGGGCTGCGCTGGGCCATTGCCCGCACCGTACTCGTGTATGGCACTTCGCTAGTCGCCGGCCGCAGCAATCTGGTGCTTTGGGTATATGAGTCGCTGCGCAAAGGTCAAAAAATCAAGGTGGTAGATGACCAGTGGCGCACGCCCACCCTAGCCGAGGACTTAGCTCAGGGCTGCTGGCTGCTGGCCCGGCAATCGGCTCAAGGTATTTTTCACCTCAGCGGGCCCGAACTGCTCACGCCCTTCCAGATGGCCCAGCAGGTAGCCACTACCTTTGGGCTCGATGCGACATTACTAGAAAGGGTTGATGGTCAGATTTTTACCCAGCCGGCGCGTCGGCCGCTGCGCACCGGCTTTTGCATTGCTAAGGCCGAGCGAGAGCTAGGCTACCAGCCGCATTCTTTTGCCGATGGGCTAGCCCTGGTGCAGCGGCAGCTGGCCCTCTAG
- a CDS encoding peptidylprolyl isomerase, with the protein MTITTSLGDIRLILFEDTPLHRTNFLKKAASGYYSGTTFHRVIPNFMVQGGDPNSKDADPTNDGQGPAGDPTIPAELAAGHRHDYGAVAAARQADFVNPQRASNSSQFYIVGSHQGTHFLDGQYTVFGQVIQGQEVIDKIAALPRDSRDRPLADLKMNMRVEKLKKKKISELYGYKY; encoded by the coding sequence GTGACTATCACTACCAGCCTGGGCGATATTCGGCTTATCTTGTTTGAAGACACGCCGTTGCACCGGACCAATTTTTTGAAAAAGGCGGCTAGCGGCTATTACAGCGGCACGACTTTTCACCGGGTTATTCCTAATTTTATGGTGCAGGGTGGCGACCCCAACTCCAAGGATGCTGACCCCACCAACGACGGCCAGGGGCCGGCGGGCGACCCTACTATCCCGGCCGAGCTGGCCGCCGGCCATCGGCACGACTACGGAGCCGTGGCCGCCGCCCGTCAGGCCGATTTTGTCAATCCGCAGCGGGCTAGCAACAGCAGTCAGTTTTATATTGTCGGCAGCCACCAGGGTACCCATTTTTTGGACGGGCAATATACCGTGTTCGGGCAGGTCATTCAAGGGCAAGAAGTTATTGATAAAATAGCCGCGTTACCCCGCGATAGCCGCGACCGGCCTCTCGCCGACCTCAAAATGAACATGCGCGTGGAGAAGCTCAAGAAAAAGAAAATCAGTGAGTTGTACGGATATAAATACTAG
- the hemC gene encoding hydroxymethylbilane synthase, which translates to MSESVIRLATRASRLALWQTEHVASLLNQAGLATEIVPMQTVGDQVLDRSLAKIGAKGVFTEELEESLRRGDTHLAVHSAKDVQSTIPPDLELLAFLEREQVNDVVISFQENFDIGRAGILLGTSSTRRKALLRRFYPLASTAEARGNLQTRVRKLEEGQYDALVLAYAGVHRMGYDHLIRHVLPAERFVPPVGQGSIAVECSRFLDKALKEKVKQALDHPATHRCLLAERAFLRTMEGGCSIPSFALASLTEAGDMHLHGGLISLSGEEYVDFTQTAPAAQAEGLGMAVAEHVLGHGGAAILASIREHRGEQ; encoded by the coding sequence ATGTCTGAATCTGTTATTCGCCTGGCCACCCGCGCCTCGCGCCTCGCCCTGTGGCAAACCGAGCACGTGGCTAGCCTGCTCAACCAAGCCGGCCTGGCCACTGAAATTGTGCCCATGCAAACCGTGGGCGACCAAGTGCTCGACCGTTCGCTGGCCAAAATCGGGGCCAAGGGCGTCTTCACCGAAGAACTGGAAGAAAGCCTGCGCCGGGGTGATACCCACCTGGCCGTGCACTCGGCCAAGGATGTGCAAAGCACTATTCCGCCCGACCTGGAGCTGCTGGCTTTTCTGGAGCGCGAGCAGGTCAACGACGTGGTTATCAGCTTTCAGGAAAATTTTGACATCGGCCGGGCCGGTATTCTGCTGGGTACCAGCAGCACCCGGCGCAAGGCGTTGCTGCGCCGTTTTTACCCCCTGGCCAGCACCGCCGAGGCGCGCGGCAACCTTCAAACCCGCGTGCGCAAGCTCGAAGAAGGTCAGTACGACGCCCTGGTGCTGGCCTACGCCGGCGTGCACCGCATGGGCTACGACCACCTTATCCGGCACGTGCTACCCGCCGAGCGCTTCGTGCCGCCCGTGGGCCAGGGCAGCATCGCCGTCGAATGCTCACGTTTTCTGGACAAAGCCTTGAAAGAGAAGGTAAAGCAAGCCCTCGACCACCCGGCTACCCACCGTTGCCTGCTGGCCGAGCGCGCCTTTTTGCGGACGATGGAAGGCGGGTGCAGCATCCCCTCGTTTGCCCTGGCTAGCCTCACCGAGGCCGGCGATATGCACCTGCACGGCGGCCTCATCAGCCTCAGCGGCGAGGAATACGTCGATTTCACTCAGACTGCCCCCGCCGCCCAGGCCGAGGGCCTGGGTATGGCCGTGGCCGAACACGTGCTGGGGCACGGAGGCGCGGCTATCCTGGCCAGCATTCGCGAGCACCGGGGCGAGCAGTAA
- a CDS encoding DUF2279 domain-containing protein, protein MRHRLYSFLLAAGLGLGQPARAQVGVPAPDPGTNTGINQGRFIGVVVGTAAVYALTSYFLGKTWYTKRVPFHAFNDNGEWLQMDKVGHATTAYAISRGEYELFRWSGVNERASVLTGGLIALLYQTTIELFDGRSEGWGFSKGDMAANLTGIGLFMGQQYGWGEQKVNLRYGWRQSIYPPYRPNLLGHTVGNQMLKDYNGQQYWLSLNLASVLPVGPSFPRWLALDLGYSGSGMTGGHANPPYFDANGQEVKFTRYRQFYLSPDVTLARLPGLNGSSAQPLVSAGQFFKIPAPSLEFNRLNGLRFHPLLLPKD, encoded by the coding sequence ATGCGCCACCGCCTGTATTCGTTTCTGCTTGCTGCCGGCCTGGGGCTAGGCCAGCCGGCGCGGGCGCAGGTAGGAGTGCCCGCCCCCGACCCTGGCACGAACACCGGCATCAATCAGGGCCGCTTTATCGGCGTGGTGGTGGGCACGGCGGCAGTTTACGCGCTGACTTCCTACTTCTTAGGCAAAACCTGGTATACCAAGCGCGTGCCGTTCCACGCCTTCAACGACAACGGCGAGTGGCTGCAAATGGACAAGGTGGGCCACGCCACCACCGCCTACGCCATCAGCCGGGGCGAGTACGAGCTGTTTCGCTGGAGCGGGGTCAATGAGCGGGCTTCGGTGCTCACCGGCGGCCTCATCGCGCTGCTGTATCAAACTACCATTGAGCTGTTTGACGGTCGCTCCGAGGGCTGGGGCTTTTCGAAGGGCGACATGGCCGCCAACCTCACCGGCATCGGGCTGTTTATGGGCCAGCAATACGGCTGGGGCGAGCAAAAAGTGAATTTGCGCTACGGCTGGCGCCAGAGCATCTACCCGCCTTATCGGCCCAATTTGCTAGGTCATACCGTTGGCAATCAGATGCTAAAGGACTACAACGGCCAGCAGTACTGGCTTTCGCTGAACCTGGCCTCGGTGCTGCCCGTGGGGCCGTCGTTTCCGCGCTGGCTAGCCCTCGACCTGGGCTACAGCGGCAGCGGCATGACCGGCGGCCACGCCAACCCGCCTTATTTCGACGCCAATGGTCAGGAGGTGAAATTCACCCGCTATCGCCAGTTTTATTTGTCGCCCGATGTCACGCTCGCCCGCCTGCCGGGCCTCAACGGCTCAAGCGCCCAGCCGCTGGTCAGTGCCGGGCAGTTTTTTAAGATTCCGGCCCCCTCGCTCGAATTTAATCGGTTGAATGGGCTGCGCTTCCACCCACTGCTATTGCCTAAAGACTAA
- a CDS encoding DNA polymerase III subunit delta yields MLFADIPNQTTLKQVLRQSVQRGHVAHAQLFRGAEGSAALPLALAYAQYLNCESRTDDAADSCGHCPACLKIIKLAHPDLNFILPTTTTKAVPKDATSGKFMAEWRTFLAESPYQGFNDWMQHIGAENKQGSISKEEAGQLLKLVSLKAFEARFKLVIIWLPELMHPAAANAVLKLLEEPPPATVFLLVSNEPERLLPTIISRVQPVAVRPFSEDDITTYLTAHYHVPEAKARQVAQLAEGNLGAAIASREQSADHDYAEFFIKWMRKCFTLKMTEVLALADEFQKMGRENQKEQLSFSLGLLRKVLLFGIDPHMVPHLPSGEQQFVQGFSKFVTARNADQLSEELNTAHYHIERNANPRMVFVDASLRLGQQLRRA; encoded by the coding sequence GTGCTGTTCGCCGACATCCCCAACCAAACTACCCTCAAGCAGGTGCTGCGCCAGTCGGTGCAGCGCGGGCACGTGGCGCACGCCCAGCTGTTTCGCGGGGCCGAGGGTTCGGCGGCGCTGCCGCTAGCCCTCGCCTACGCCCAATACCTCAACTGTGAAAGCCGCACCGACGATGCCGCCGATAGTTGCGGTCACTGCCCGGCCTGCTTGAAAATCATCAAGCTGGCTCACCCTGACCTCAACTTTATTCTGCCCACTACTACCACCAAGGCGGTGCCCAAGGATGCCACCAGCGGCAAGTTTATGGCCGAGTGGCGCACCTTTCTGGCCGAAAGCCCTTACCAGGGCTTCAACGACTGGATGCAGCACATTGGGGCCGAAAACAAGCAGGGCAGTATCTCAAAGGAAGAGGCCGGGCAGCTGCTCAAGCTCGTGTCACTCAAGGCGTTTGAGGCGCGGTTTAAGCTCGTGATTATCTGGCTGCCCGAGCTGATGCACCCGGCTGCCGCCAATGCCGTGCTCAAGCTGCTGGAAGAGCCGCCGCCCGCCACGGTGTTTCTGCTGGTTAGCAACGAGCCCGAGCGGCTGCTGCCTACCATCATCAGCCGGGTGCAGCCGGTGGCAGTGCGCCCGTTCTCGGAAGATGATATAACTACTTATTTGACTGCGCACTACCACGTGCCTGAGGCGAAGGCCCGCCAGGTGGCGCAGCTGGCCGAGGGCAACCTGGGCGCGGCCATCGCCAGCCGCGAGCAAAGCGCCGACCACGACTACGCCGAGTTCTTTATCAAGTGGATGCGCAAGTGCTTTACCTTGAAAATGACCGAAGTGCTGGCCCTCGCCGACGAGTTCCAGAAGATGGGCCGCGAAAACCAGAAGGAGCAGCTCAGCTTTTCGCTAGGGTTGTTGCGCAAGGTGTTGCTCTTCGGCATCGACCCGCACATGGTGCCGCACCTGCCCAGCGGTGAGCAGCAATTCGTGCAAGGTTTCAGCAAGTTTGTGACTGCCCGCAACGCCGACCAGCTCAGCGAGGAGCTGAATACGGCGCACTACCACATCGAGCGCAACGCCAACCCACGCATGGTCTTCGTCGATGCTTCCCTGCGCCTGGGCCAGCAGCTGCGCCGCGCCTAG
- a CDS encoding GlmU family protein: protein MHLLLFDDPAIRPHLLPLTFTRPVAALRCGILTIAEKWERRLAPSSVGYLTQPYLQAKFPAGHVAGPALVVNGAACPDDLLARQVLALRPGQGLYCGETLVAAHLADASKVAELIQDGLEVRQALEDVSVIERPWHLFLRNGAEIRQDFKLLTAGRTSQPVGDAHTLVYAPENIFIEEGVKIRAAILNAEAGPIYLGKNAEVQEGAILKGPLALCEGAVANAGVRLRGDNTIGPYCKVGGEIGNSILLGYSNKGHDGYLGNSIIGEWCNLGADTNTSNLKNNYAPVKVWSHAAKRFVDTGQTFCGLLMGDHAKAGINTMFNTGTVVGVGANVFGAGFPRTFIPSFSWGGAAGFETFKLNKFAEVAERVMGRRGLAYDAVEQGIIAEVFKQTEEDRVWDKVS, encoded by the coding sequence ATGCATCTTCTGCTGTTCGACGACCCGGCTATCCGGCCGCACCTGCTGCCGCTCACGTTCACGCGGCCGGTGGCGGCGCTGCGCTGCGGCATCCTCACCATCGCCGAAAAGTGGGAGCGCCGGCTAGCCCCCAGCTCGGTAGGCTACCTCACGCAGCCGTATTTGCAGGCCAAGTTTCCGGCCGGCCACGTGGCCGGCCCAGCACTGGTGGTAAACGGCGCGGCTTGTCCTGACGACCTGCTGGCCCGCCAGGTGCTGGCGCTGCGCCCCGGCCAGGGCCTTTATTGCGGCGAAACGCTGGTGGCTGCCCACCTGGCCGACGCCTCTAAGGTGGCCGAGCTCATCCAGGACGGCCTGGAAGTGCGCCAGGCGCTGGAAGATGTCTCCGTAATCGAGCGGCCCTGGCACCTGTTTCTGCGCAATGGCGCCGAGATTCGGCAGGATTTTAAGCTGCTCACGGCTGGGCGCACCTCGCAGCCGGTGGGCGACGCCCACACCCTGGTGTATGCGCCCGAAAATATCTTTATCGAAGAAGGCGTAAAAATTCGCGCCGCGATTCTGAACGCCGAGGCCGGCCCCATTTACCTGGGCAAAAATGCGGAAGTGCAGGAAGGCGCCATTCTGAAAGGTCCGCTAGCCCTGTGCGAAGGCGCGGTGGCCAACGCGGGTGTGCGGCTGCGCGGCGACAACACCATCGGGCCCTACTGCAAGGTGGGCGGGGAAATCGGCAACAGTATCCTACTGGGCTACAGCAACAAAGGCCACGATGGCTACCTCGGCAACTCGATTATTGGCGAGTGGTGCAACCTCGGGGCCGATACCAATACCTCGAACCTCAAGAACAACTACGCCCCGGTGAAAGTGTGGAGCCACGCCGCCAAGCGCTTTGTCGATACCGGCCAAACCTTCTGCGGCCTGCTCATGGGCGACCACGCCAAGGCCGGCATCAACACCATGTTCAACACCGGCACGGTGGTCGGCGTGGGGGCTAATGTCTTCGGTGCCGGCTTCCCGCGCACCTTCATCCCTAGCTTCAGCTGGGGCGGGGCGGCCGGTTTTGAGACCTTCAAACTCAACAAGTTTGCCGAGGTGGCCGAGCGTGTGATGGGCCGCCGCGGGCTAGCCTATGATGCCGTGGAACAAGGCATTATCGCGGAGGTTTTTAAGCAGACGGAAGAGGATAGAGTTTGGGATAAGGTTTCTTGA
- a CDS encoding type B 50S ribosomal protein L31 produces MKKDTHPEYRQVVFQDTSSDFKFITRSTMTSAETIQWEDGNTYPVIKIEVSSASHPFYTGKNMFIDTAGRVEKFRSRYANKAQSSAGKE; encoded by the coding sequence ATGAAAAAGGACACGCACCCCGAGTACCGTCAGGTAGTTTTTCAGGACACCTCGTCGGACTTTAAATTTATTACCCGCTCCACGATGACCTCGGCTGAGACCATTCAGTGGGAAGACGGCAACACCTACCCGGTGATTAAAATCGAAGTAAGCAGCGCTTCGCACCCCTTCTACACGGGCAAAAATATGTTCATCGACACGGCCGGCCGCGTGGAGAAATTCCGCAGCCGCTACGCCAACAAGGCGCAGAGCAGCGCAGGCAAAGAATAG
- the rdgB gene encoding RdgB/HAM1 family non-canonical purine NTP pyrophosphatase has protein sequence MRLCFASNNAHKLDEIRPLLPAAVQLLSLADIGCREELPETQPTLEGNARQKAQYVWDHYGVACFADDTGLEVDALGGAPGVYSARYAGPQREAADNVAKLLRELATQPHRQARFRTVISLVRSSSDAHEFSGEVAGVIAAAPIGRGGFGYDPVFVPSEGDGRTFAEMTLAEKNMLSHRARAVAELLGFLNVELGIRQEESPSE, from the coding sequence ATGCGCCTGTGCTTCGCCTCTAATAATGCCCACAAGCTCGATGAAATCAGGCCGCTGCTACCGGCTGCTGTGCAGCTGCTAAGCCTAGCCGACATTGGCTGCCGCGAGGAGCTGCCCGAAACCCAGCCCACGCTGGAGGGCAACGCCCGCCAGAAGGCGCAGTACGTGTGGGACCACTATGGCGTGGCCTGCTTTGCCGACGACACCGGGCTGGAGGTAGACGCCCTGGGCGGCGCGCCCGGCGTGTACTCGGCCCGCTACGCGGGACCCCAGCGCGAGGCCGCCGACAACGTGGCCAAGCTGCTGCGCGAGCTAGCCACCCAGCCCCACCGCCAGGCGCGCTTTCGCACCGTTATCTCGCTGGTACGCAGCTCCAGTGATGCGCACGAGTTTAGCGGCGAGGTGGCGGGCGTTATCGCGGCGGCGCCCATTGGGCGGGGCGGCTTTGGCTACGACCCAGTGTTCGTGCCCAGCGAGGGTGACGGCCGCACATTTGCCGAAATGACCCTGGCCGAGAAAAATATGCTCAGCCACCGGGCGCGGGCAGTGGCGGAGCTACTGGGCTTTTTGAATGTAGAATTGGGAATTAGGCAGGAAGAATCGCCGTCCGAATAA
- a CDS encoding uridine kinase, producing MQHPYLVGITGGSASGKTTFLRRLLAAFPERDICLISQDNYYHPRDQQHRDEQGVENFDLPSSIDSLAYAADVRQLRAGHEVRRKEYIFNNSNAVPAELVFRPAPIVVVEGIFVFYFEEIARLLDLKVYIDAQEHVKLHRRIVRDRDERGYDVQDVLYRYANHVAPTYEKYIQPFKADADIIIPNNRHFENGLAVLIGYLRGKVAEGL from the coding sequence ATGCAGCATCCCTACCTCGTTGGTATCACGGGCGGCAGCGCATCGGGCAAAACCACGTTTTTGCGCCGCCTGCTGGCCGCTTTTCCCGAACGCGACATCTGTCTGATTTCGCAGGATAATTATTACCACCCCCGCGACCAGCAGCACCGCGATGAGCAGGGCGTCGAAAACTTCGACCTGCCCTCCAGCATCGATTCGCTGGCCTACGCCGCCGATGTGCGCCAGCTGCGCGCCGGGCACGAGGTGCGCCGCAAGGAGTACATCTTTAATAACTCCAACGCGGTGCCCGCCGAGCTGGTATTTCGGCCCGCGCCCATTGTGGTAGTGGAGGGCATTTTCGTGTTCTACTTCGAGGAAATTGCCAGGCTGCTCGACCTCAAAGTGTACATCGATGCCCAGGAACACGTGAAGCTGCACCGCCGCATAGTGCGCGACCGCGATGAGCGCGGCTACGACGTCCAAGATGTACTATATCGCTACGCCAACCACGTAGCGCCTACCTACGAGAAGTACATCCAACCCTTTAAAGCTGACGCGGATATTATTATTCCGAACAACCGCCACTTCGAGAATGGGCTAGCCGTGCTGATAGGCTACCTGCGCGGCAAGGTGGCGGAGGGACTGTAG
- a CDS encoding DUF4268 domain-containing protein, with translation MYSKAEASQLRQAFWTAFGQYMAPVLSAEGLATNWINYKTGVKGIAFKLHADNRRARISIELTPPDAGVRELFFEQFLALKTLLHETLGEEWSWEADAVNEHHQPLSRIYKELAPANLFNRDDWPALISFFKPRLIALDAFWSGAQYAFEELREW, from the coding sequence GTGTATAGCAAAGCTGAAGCTTCCCAGCTGCGCCAGGCGTTCTGGACTGCTTTTGGGCAGTATATGGCCCCGGTGCTCTCGGCCGAGGGCCTGGCCACCAATTGGATAAACTATAAGACGGGCGTGAAAGGCATCGCCTTCAAGCTGCACGCCGACAACCGCCGCGCCCGCATCAGTATCGAGCTCACGCCACCCGATGCGGGCGTGCGCGAGCTGTTCTTCGAGCAGTTTCTAGCCCTCAAAACCCTGCTGCACGAAACGCTGGGCGAGGAATGGAGCTGGGAAGCCGATGCCGTGAACGAGCACCACCAGCCTTTAAGCCGCATTTATAAGGAGCTAGCCCCCGCCAACCTGTTCAACCGCGATGACTGGCCGGCGCTGATTTCGTTTTTTAAGCCCCGGCTCATTGCCCTCGATGCGTTTTGGAGCGGCGCGCAGTACGCCTTCGAAGAGCTGCGCGAGTGGTAG